From the genome of Candidatus Defluviilinea proxima:
TCGTACTACCCGCCTCAAAATTTTCAGGAGAAAAGGATTTCGCCAACCCAACTCCCTGAATATTAAGCGGAGCCAATGCCGGTCCCTGGTTCGTCACACCTTGATCTGTTTGAACCGCACCTACAGGAATGGCATTGACATATGCCCCAGGCGTTGTTGATGTCACATTCACGGTGATCAAACATACAGAACCTGGAGCAACAACAGCATTATTCAACGTAAACGAACCAGAGCCGCTAATCGCTGTCAATGTAGCGGAAGCTCCGCAACTATTAGTCGTTGCTGAAACAGGGTTCGCCAAAACAACGTTTGCAGGAAGGTTATCTGTAACCGTTGTTTGCGTCAAAGCAACATTAGGGTCTGCATTATAGATTGCAAGAGTTAACTGGCTGGTTTCCCCTACCCACATAGTATTTGGTGTAAACAATTTTTGAATTAATGGAGATTGAACTGTTCCCACACGCAACGTAGCGCTGGCGGGAGTAGTATTCGTTATGGTCCCGTCTCCACCTGTACCGCTCAATCCATTTGCGGGAATCGTATTGATCAAGTTGCCGGGCGTCGTTGATGTTACATCAATAGAAACCGTACAGGAACCGGGTGTTGAACCAACTTGGGCAGGTACACTCCCGCCACTTAGTGATAGCGATGTTCCGTTTGCAGGTGCAATGACTGTTCCATTGCAGGTATTGGTTAAATTAACCGGGTTCGCAATTGAAATACCGGGCTGAACACCTACCAGGTTATCTGCCCAAGCAGCATTGCTCATCGGGAACAAATTGGGGTTGAATATAGTAACGCTCAACCGGGATATTCCACCAGATGTAATAGAGATCGGGGAGAATTCCTTATTAATTTCAGCCGAAAAGGAAAGGGTCTGAGCTTGAACTCCTTGCGGAAAAAGGACCATTGAAAAAGCCAATACAAACAGGAGCACACCCCGCAAGTAAGACTTCACGTTAGGAATTATAGAATTTCTTTTCATTTACAAGACCTTTCCAGTCAACATTGCCATATAAAAATTACCACTTTACATTTCTGTAAGGATTGTAGTGTTTCGGAGTTGAATTGTCAACTATCGAGACGATCGAAAAAAAGCCGTCATTTTCCCTTACATTCTTGCAAAGTGAATTACAAGACGATAATAAATCACACGAGTTACACCTCTTTTGGTCAATATCAAACAAGATAACTCTTCTTATATTTTGTATATATCCCAGTGATAAAATCCCTTCATGCTTCCCGATTTCCGCGTTCGACAACGTGACTACCTACTTGAGCTTTCTCGCGCCCTCACCCAGGAACTTGATCTGGAAAAGTTACTGGCACGCATTTTGAAAATTTCCATCGAAATGCTCGCGGGGCAGGCCGGACTCATTGCCCTAAAAGAACAGGATGGCTGGCGCGTCGCAACTGCCCATGGAATTGCTCCAGCGTTCTTGAGCTATTTGACTCCGCTGTTGGCTGAAGAAAATGTCCGCGAATTGGATGTACGTGAGCTCAACCGTATGTTGAAAGAGCTGACCTACACAGCCAGTATGGGACTCCTCAATGGCACAGCCCTACCCCTCGCTGCACACGGACAGGTTATCGGCGTCATTTTCATCTTCCGCAATTATCCCGACCTCTTCACACAGAACGATCGCATATTGCTCCAATCCTTTGCGGACCAGGCCGCCATTGCCGTATACAACGCCCGCCTCTATGGACAAGTCTCTTTTGAGAAACAACGCCTCGACGCGCTCCTCGACTCAGCCGCAGATGGTATTTTGATCCTCAATGCAGACTTCACCATTGAACGCGCCAACGATGCCTTTGAACGTATCTACGGAAAAACACACGACGAACTCGTCAACCTTCCTCACGATGAAGTGATACGGTGGGCAGGAGATCCACAAGGTTCCACTTTAAAAGAAGCGATCTCAAATGGCTGGCCACTGACCCCAAATGCCACCTTGTATGTAGAAGGCGATCTCAAACGTGACCTTCCTACTCCACTCCCTGTTGGCGTGACGTACGCCCCATTGATCTCGCAAGACGGAAGGATCAGGAACATAGTTGTCAGCGTACGAGACATCACACACTTCCGTACAGCAGACGAGATCAAGGCAACCTTTATCTCAATCGTCAGTCATGAGCTTCGTACGCCTGTCGCCCTCATCAAGGGATATGCATCCACGTTACGGCGCGATGATGCCAAATGGGATAAAGCCACGATCAGCGATTCGCTTGCCGTCATCGAAGAGGAGGCAGATCGCCTCAGCAAGATGATCGATGATCTGCTCGATGCATCTCGTTTGCAAGCAGGTGGGCTGAGTCTTAACCGTGCTGATGTTTCAGTACCCATTCTTGCCAAACGCATTGCTGAACGTTTCGCCACACAAACGAATAAGCACACGATCACCACTGACTTCCCCGAAAACTTCCCCATCATCCTCGCAGACGAAACACGCATCCAACAAGTCATCTCCAATCTCGTATCGAATGCGCTCAAATATGCGGCAAAAGGCGAGATCAAGATCAGCGGACAGGTGCGCCCAGAACAGGTAATCATTTGTGTTTCAGATGAAGGGCCTGGCATCGAAGCCAAAGACTTACCACACATCTTCGACCGTTTCTATCGTTCGACGAAAGCTGTCAAGAACACCAAAGGAGCAGGGTTGGGACTTTACCTCGCACGTGCCATTGTGGAAGCACATGGCGGCCGTATCTGGGCGGACGCACCTTCCGCTTCAACCAACAACCCGAAGCTGGATTCGGGTGCGAGGATCTGTTTCTCCCTTCCACGTTAATTTGTACTTTGGACTCAGCCAGCTTTTCTGGAGCGAGCAAAAGAGAACGCTGTCAGGGTGGTAAAATCCATCGGAACTGAATCAGCCAACCCTGAGTCTGAAGCGGAACTTAATCCAAAAAATAAAAATCGGAATTCTAACAATGCCACAAACACAAATCGCATGTCCAAATTGCCGTCAAATGATCGCGGCGAACGTTGAGCAACTCTTTGACGTGACGCAAGACCCACAAGCCAAGCAGAGACTGCTCGGCGGCGGCTCGAATGTTGCACGCTGTCCGCATTGCGGATATCAGGGGCGGCTGGCAAGCCCGATCGTGTACCACGATAATGATAAGGAATTACTTCTCACATTTTTCCCGCCCGAGTTGAACGTGCCGTTGAACGAACAGGAAAGAATTTTCGGCCCGCTCATCAAGAAAGTGACTGAAAGCCTGCCCGCTGAAAAACGCAAAGGATATTTGCTCAAGCCTGTTCCCAACCTCTCCTATGAATCAATGATCAAGTTGATCCTTGGCAAGGACGGCGTGACACCCGAAATGCTGAAAGAACAACAGGATCGCGTGCAGGTGATCGAGAGACTGATTCAAGCCAGCTCGAAAGACGTGCGAAGCGAGATCATCAAGCAGAACATTAACTTGTTCGACGAACAATTCTTTGCCTTATTCAGCCGCCTTGCGCAAAGCGCCGCAGGGAGCGGACAGCAACAGATCGCGCAATCCATGGTCGCTTTGCAAGACCAACTCCTTGAAGAGACCGAATTTGGCCGTCAGTTAAAGGAATCGGTTGGCGAGCTGGAAGCTGCCACCAAGACATTGCAAGATGTAGGCAAGGGATTGACGCGTGAGAAATTGCTGGACATCGTCCTTGAATCACCAACCGATGCCCGCTTGCGTGCCTATGTAAACCTGGCTCGGGGTGGCATGGACTATCAGTTCTTCCAACTGCTCACTGAGAAAATCGAAAAAGCTTCCAGCGAAGATAAAGCGAAGTTCGAGTCAATGCGCGAGAAATTGCTCTCTTACACCAGTGACATAGATAAGCAAATGGAAGCACGCTACAAGCAAGCGCAAGACCTTGTAGAAAGCATTCTTGCGCAAGATGATGTGGTCAAGGCCATACAGGATAACGCACAGAACATTACACAAGATGTAGTGGACATTGCCAATCAGATGTTACGTCAGGCTTCGGAAAAGAATGATTATGCCCGCATGGGTAAACTGCAAAAGATGATCGAGTTCCTACGGCAGGCATCTACCCCACCAGAAGTGGAGTTTATTGAGCACCTGTTGGATGCACCCGATGACGCCACTCTTGAGCAGATGCTGGAAGCCAACAAGGATCTGGTCAATGACCAATTGATGGAAGCCATGATCGGGTTGGTGGCACAAGTAGACCAAGCCGCTGAACAGGGCAACCCTGAGGCACAAGCGCTGAGCGAAAAACTCAGTAAAGTGTATAAGATGGCTATGAAATTTTCGATGAAGAAGAATTTAGGATGAACCTAAAAGGCCCTAAAGGTTTGAGAAACCTTTAGGGCCTTTTTCTTATCGCAAACCTTCAAACAAATCAGTTTCCACTTTCCTTCCCCCATTGACCAAACTGAATGCCCGATAAAAAGTCCCTTGCATGGCAAGGACGGCTGTCGCCGCATCTTCATGCATTTCAGCGAGAGCACCAAGTGTTGGGAGTTGACTCTGGTGGCATTGGATCACCCGCCACGCGGCGTGGCAATGCTCAGCCATTTCAATGCGGGTTGTGACCATCCATTCTTTCCACGGGACTTCACCGCGCAATTGATCGTCCACAGGGAAGGTCATATCGCCCATAAAGGGTGCGACAAGATTGATAAAGCTCTCGCCGTCCACCATGTAGTAGAGTTTGGAAACGCGATGTGATGGTGAGCCTTCTGCGTCTTTGTAATTCGCGTCCGCCGCACAGACAATTGCCGCTGATGCAAATTGCCCGATGGCGATGTGATCGGGGTGACCGTAGTTGCCGTCGGGAGGGAATGTCACGATCACTTGCGGCTTGATGCGCCGAATATGTGTGACGATCTTGCTGATCGCTTCGGTGTGATCGGCATTGTCCACATCACCATCAATATAACCAAGAAAGTGGAGGCCGCTCATGCCGAGTTCTTTGACCGCGTTCTCCAACTCCTTCGTGCGGATTTGGCCGAGTCGGTCTGGACCTGGATTCTGCTCCTCGGGGCCGAACCAGCCTCGTTCTCCGCGTGAGGCGCAAACGAGATGAGTCTCAATTCCTTCGGCGGAATATTTGGCGAGCGTACCACCCATCCCCATGGATTCATCGTCAGGGTGGGCAAAGATGGCAAGTAGCTTTAGTGTATTGTCCATGATGTATCACTCGTGAGCGTGAGAATAGACGCGCTGGAATTCCTGCATATATTGTTGGGCGATCTGTTCGTTATGGATAATGATGAGGTTCTCATCGTTCTTTTCTTCGGCGCTATTCGAGAAATTATAAGAACCAAACGCAACGATCTTTTCATCGATGATGAACACCTTATGGTGCATCAAGCCTTCATTGCCGTCTTTCTTCACATCCAGATCTGCTTGAAGGAACGGATCATATTCGGTACCTGTGTTGCTCGCGATCTGTTCCTCATCCATGACACCTTTTACGGTGAGACCCTCCGCCGCTTTCTCACGGACAATATCGCCCAACTCATTGGACGTGAACGAATAGGCGAGGAAGTAGATACTGCTTTCGGCTTTGCTCAAAGCATCGTATAACGAATTGAGGACGTGGTCATCCGGTGAGAAGAATACTTCCAACTCCGTACCGTCAATGGTGACCTTCGGGTTCGGCGTTTCGGCGACGACATCTGGCCCGAATTTATTATCTTCGAACATTTCTTTGAACTCAACAGAATAATCTTCTGCCACTTTTGTGGAGAAGACCCGCATCACATTGTTGTTGTCATCATAAGCACCCGAGTCGGTAAAGTTCATGGAACCCATCCAAACTTCGGAGCGGTCAATGACGATAAATTTATCGTGCATCAAGCCTTGCTGGTTATCACCAACGATCGGGATGCCTGCCTCGAGCATGGCCTGCACATCGGAACGGTCCATGTTCTCAGATTCCATAACAGCACGGACGGTCACGCCGCGGTCATGTGCATTGATCAACGCGTAGCGGACGCTGTTCAAGCTGATACTGTAGGCCGCAACATCAATGCTCAGTTTCGCGTTATCAATCGCCTTGACCAAAGGTCCATCCACGCCACCCGTGCCTTGTGACGAAAAAGGATTGGCGGGATCGGTGAAGTACAACTCAAACCACGAGCCTTTGACTCCGTAACCAACTTGCAGGTCAATGGGAGTGAGGTCATCGCCAGGGACCGAAGTAGAATCGCCGCTTGGGACGGTTGTGCTATCCACAGGCGCAGATGTCGGTGTGCCATTTCCACAAGCGGACAGAATGAATGCAACGCCTATCAACAAATATAAAAAGCGAGATTTTGATTTCATAATTTACCTTGGAAAAATGCAGAATGTTGAATGGGATACAAGTGATGAAGTCAGGAGAATTGTATCGTAGGACTTCTACCAGCGGGGATGAATTTTTTGGGAGTAAAATTTACGAAAGATTCAGTTTAGACCTGACAGGTTTCCGCGTGGACAGACCCTGTCAGAATCATCACCCTTGCACGCGACTCGGTTGATCACGGCGTGCATAAAACCTGTCAGGTCTGGAAAGATACATCACCATGCCCAAAGACCAAGCATACCTCGAAGCAGAAAAGAAAATCGCAGAAGCCCTGAAATCGGGCGCAACGGAACTTGACCTCAGCAATCAGCTTTCGGATTCAAAACTCACCAAATTGCCAAATTCTTTATGGCAACTCACCCAATTGACATCCCTGGATCTCTCCAATAATCAACTGACCACCCTACCAGACTCGCTCGGTCAACTCACGCAGTTGACATCCCTGGATCTCTCCAGCAATAAACTGACGATACTGCCAGACTCGCTGGGACAACTCACGCAGTTGACAGAACTGAATCTCTCCGACAACCAACTGACGGCACTGCCAGACTCGCTCTCGCAACTCACGCAGTTGACAAACCTGAATCTCTCCAGCAATAAACTGACGATACTGCCCAGCTTTCTCAATCGGCTCACCGAATTGAAAGAACTGTATCTTGATTGGAATAAGTTAAAAAGTGTACCTGAAGTAATACGCTATTTGAGAAGGCTAACCGAATTACAACTGGGAAATATGTCATTAGCGTCAATACCCGATTGGCTCGGAGAATTAGAAAATTTACAGAAACTCGGCGTCGATGGGAATGAATTAGTTGACCTACCAAATTCATTGTCCCGTTTAGTAAATTTGGAAGATTTCTGGCTAGGAGTTCCTTCACATGGAAATCCTATAAAAAAACTGCCACGATTTCTTCAATATTTGAAGAAACTCTCCTTTATCGGTGCCCCTGATTGCGAATTAACTGACCTGCCTGAGTGGTTAGTAGAACTAAAAAATATAAAATTGCTTAGCTTAGCAAATAATCATTTCACTGAGATTCCTCCATTTATTGACAAACTTGAGAACTTAGAAGGAATATTCCTTGCAAATAACAAGATTGTTAATCTCCCATCATCTCTCGCGAAACTTGAGCATTTGGACATGCTCCAACTCGACAACAACCCCCTCAACCCCGCCCTACAAAGCGCATACGCCGCTTGTAAAGTCAAGAATAATTATGAACCACTCTTTGCCTACCTGCGCAGTCTGGAACAAAATGCCGAGCCGCTCTACGAAGCCAAACTCGTTCTGGTCGGCGAAGGCGGGGTAGGAAAAACAACGCTGTTGAATGCATTGATGGGAAGGGAAGACCGAGCACCAAAGCAAGATGAAGTAACAACCCATGGGGTCAAAATTGATGTAAACGCTTTGCAATTGCAACATCCTGAAAAAACAGATGTCAAGATCCAACTCAACGCCTGGGATTTCGGCGGGCAGGAGGTGTATCGTGTCACGCATCAGTTCTTCTTCAGCCGCCGTTCGCTCTACCTGCTGGTCTGGGAGCCGCGCCGCGGCGTTCAGCAATGTCAGGTGGAAGACTGGCTGAACATGATCCGCCTGCGAGTCGGGGATGAAGCACGTGTCATCATCGTCTCTACCAACAAAGAATCGGGCGGGCACATCGCGCGCATCGATAAACCTGTTTTCAGACAACAATATGGGGATATGATCGTCGGCTTTCATGAAGTGGACAGCTTAGTCCCTGACCCAGCCACAGGCGAGATGGTTGGCATCGCCGAGTTGAAAAGACTCATCGCTGAGCACGCGGCTGGGTTGGAGCAAATGGGAATGGGCTTCAACAACGATTGGAAAGCCGCCCGTGATGAACTGCTCGCCCGCGAAGAGCCAAGAATCTCTTATACAGCATTTGCCAAAACCTGCGCCGATCACAGTTTGAGCGAGATCGATACAAGCACTTTGGCACACCTGATGCACGACCTCGGGTATATCGTCCATTACAGCGAAGACGAGAAATTGCGCGACGATGTTGTGCTCAAACCTGAATGGCTGACCAAAGCCATCGGCTTTGTGCTGGAAGACCGCGTCACTGCCGAGCACGAAGGTATTCTGCCTGACAATTACTTATATAAAGTGTGGCACGACCATTCTTTCAAAGGCGAACCGCAATACAATCCTGAGCTCTATCCGTTCTTCCTGCGTTTGATGGAGAAGTACGATGTTTCCTATCGTCTGCCCGAGGGGGATGCGAGTCTAGTGGCACAACATGTACCACAAATACAACCAACGACTTTACCATGGCTGCCTGAGGAAGAACCAAAAGAAAATCAACGCAGGCTCGGCATGGTCTGTGTGATGGATGAAGCACCTCCAGGGTTAATTCCGTGGATGATTGTCCGTACACATGATTATGCTTATCCGATCGGTCAACACAGCCTGCACTGGCAAAAAGGAATGTTCCTGAAGAATGACCGTCACGGCGAAGCCATGCTCGTATTGCGCGGGCGTGAGTTCCACATGTATGCAGAAGCCGTCTGGCCCGAATACTTTATGAACGTCTTGCGTCAGCGGCTGAGCAAACTCATCACCGATAACTGGCCTGGCTTGGAAGGGCGCTATTCCTTCACCGTGCCTTGCAAGAACAATACATGTGAAGGTCGTTTTGAGATCGCAGCATTACGCGAATTTCTAAACGAAGGCGACGAGACCATCCGC
Proteins encoded in this window:
- a CDS encoding leucine-rich repeat domain-containing protein, with the protein product MPKDQAYLEAEKKIAEALKSGATELDLSNQLSDSKLTKLPNSLWQLTQLTSLDLSNNQLTTLPDSLGQLTQLTSLDLSSNKLTILPDSLGQLTQLTELNLSDNQLTALPDSLSQLTQLTNLNLSSNKLTILPSFLNRLTELKELYLDWNKLKSVPEVIRYLRRLTELQLGNMSLASIPDWLGELENLQKLGVDGNELVDLPNSLSRLVNLEDFWLGVPSHGNPIKKLPRFLQYLKKLSFIGAPDCELTDLPEWLVELKNIKLLSLANNHFTEIPPFIDKLENLEGIFLANNKIVNLPSSLAKLEHLDMLQLDNNPLNPALQSAYAACKVKNNYEPLFAYLRSLEQNAEPLYEAKLVLVGEGGVGKTTLLNALMGREDRAPKQDEVTTHGVKIDVNALQLQHPEKTDVKIQLNAWDFGGQEVYRVTHQFFFSRRSLYLLVWEPRRGVQQCQVEDWLNMIRLRVGDEARVIIVSTNKESGGHIARIDKPVFRQQYGDMIVGFHEVDSLVPDPATGEMVGIAELKRLIAEHAAGLEQMGMGFNNDWKAARDELLAREEPRISYTAFAKTCADHSLSEIDTSTLAHLMHDLGYIVHYSEDEKLRDDVVLKPEWLTKAIGFVLEDRVTAEHEGILPDNYLYKVWHDHSFKGEPQYNPELYPFFLRLMEKYDVSYRLPEGDASLVAQHVPQIQPTTLPWLPEEEPKENQRRLGMVCVMDEAPPGLIPWMIVRTHDYAYPIGQHSLHWQKGMFLKNDRHGEAMLVLRGREFHMYAEAVWPEYFMNVLRQRLSKLITDNWPGLEGRYSFTVPCKNNTCEGRFEIAALREFLNEGDETIRCQKCRERQNIIELLYGFEDYDVRERLTEIQRTVEHGFADVGDAFEKLRSQIANNVLVTMKAMANEAKNGPRLFTVEPVDGRWQWINKKYKLQLWCEAEDCQHPVYDGLGIYEFKMTSEWLAQIAPYANFIVGVMKTLLPMVAPSVNVLFGSGTFDQWKYKDHLSLIQTSLSSVLPEGIKVHDPGRLKDGVLTEQERSGLLALHGFLREVDANQERIGLYRIPTYTGDFTWVCKKHYDLMQSKIPDVIPSHS
- a CDS encoding DUF1669 domain-containing protein, giving the protein MKSKSRFLYLLIGVAFILSACGNGTPTSAPVDSTTVPSGDSTSVPGDDLTPIDLQVGYGVKGSWFELYFTDPANPFSSQGTGGVDGPLVKAIDNAKLSIDVAAYSISLNSVRYALINAHDRGVTVRAVMESENMDRSDVQAMLEAGIPIVGDNQQGLMHDKFIVIDRSEVWMGSMNFTDSGAYDDNNNVMRVFSTKVAEDYSVEFKEMFEDNKFGPDVVAETPNPKVTIDGTELEVFFSPDDHVLNSLYDALSKAESSIYFLAYSFTSNELGDIVREKAAEGLTVKGVMDEEQIASNTGTEYDPFLQADLDVKKDGNEGLMHHKVFIIDEKIVAFGSYNFSNSAEEKNDENLIIIHNEQIAQQYMQEFQRVYSHAHE
- a CDS encoding PAS domain-containing protein, whose protein sequence is MLPDFRVRQRDYLLELSRALTQELDLEKLLARILKISIEMLAGQAGLIALKEQDGWRVATAHGIAPAFLSYLTPLLAEENVRELDVRELNRMLKELTYTASMGLLNGTALPLAAHGQVIGVIFIFRNYPDLFTQNDRILLQSFADQAAIAVYNARLYGQVSFEKQRLDALLDSAADGILILNADFTIERANDAFERIYGKTHDELVNLPHDEVIRWAGDPQGSTLKEAISNGWPLTPNATLYVEGDLKRDLPTPLPVGVTYAPLISQDGRIRNIVVSVRDITHFRTADEIKATFISIVSHELRTPVALIKGYASTLRRDDAKWDKATISDSLAVIEEEADRLSKMIDDLLDASRLQAGGLSLNRADVSVPILAKRIAERFATQTNKHTITTDFPENFPIILADETRIQQVISNLVSNALKYAAKGEIKISGQVRPEQVIICVSDEGPGIEAKDLPHIFDRFYRSTKAVKNTKGAGLGLYLARAIVEAHGGRIWADAPSASTNNPKLDSGARICFSLPR
- a CDS encoding PIG-L family deacetylase; protein product: MDNTLKLLAIFAHPDDESMGMGGTLAKYSAEGIETHLVCASRGERGWFGPEEQNPGPDRLGQIRTKELENAVKELGMSGLHFLGYIDGDVDNADHTEAISKIVTHIRRIKPQVIVTFPPDGNYGHPDHIAIGQFASAAIVCAADANYKDAEGSPSHRVSKLYYMVDGESFINLVAPFMGDMTFPVDDQLRGEVPWKEWMVTTRIEMAEHCHAAWRVIQCHQSQLPTLGALAEMHEDAATAVLAMQGTFYRAFSLVNGGRKVETDLFEGLR